The Terriglobales bacterium DNA window GCTCACCTATTGATTAACCCTAATCCGGTTAAGGGTTTAGCTGTTGAAGGTTGCAGTCTCATTCACGTGCGGAAACAACGCGCGTCTGTTTTGCGCGAGTGGTGTAATGAAAAAATTCTCCCCCGCCTCTGCTGTCTCCATTTCTCTGGCTCTTTTTCTTTTTACCTGTTCCTGTTTTGCTCAAAACGATGTGGATCCGTACGCGGAAGCTCGCGATCGCGATGCCGCGCTGCAGGCTTATCACTCGGTCGGCCAGACGCCAAGCAGGACTCCAGATGCCGATGCTGCGCTGACTTCTGACGTCATCATCCAACTCCTGCAATCGGAGCCTGCGCTCAAGCTTCAAGTCAAGCGCGTGCTGATCCAGAAAGCTCTCGATCAGGGCAGGCTTTTGGCTGAAGAGGATCTCGGTGACAGCGACTTGTACGCGCTGATTCGCGACGATCTCAACATTCGCAAGATCGCGAGCGATGAAATTGAGAAGCGGCACTATTTACCTCTTCGCCCTACCGATGAAGAGGCATTCGAAGCGCGCATGCGCCAACTCAGGCTGCAGCAGCTTGAGAGCGACGAAGCCCATCAGCGCGGCATGACGGTCGACCAGGCAAAACCTGGAACCCAAACCGCAAGCACTACCGAGAAGCCAAAAGCCTCCCCCTCTCCCATCTCTCCGTTCACGGACAGCGGACCTTCGACGCTGTCTCCCGATGATCGCGATTTGCAGCGCATCAGCCCGAGCGAGCTGCCGCAATTGTTGACTGCATCTGCGCAGTTGGGCGGAAGTGGATCCGGCGGGCTGGGACTTGGAGGAAGGTCGTCGTCAGCGAATTCAACCGACGCATCGCTTTTGATTCCTTCGATTACGCCGGAACCAGCTTTGCCGTCGGAGCGAGAGATTCTTTCCGGTGCAAATCAGCCGTCAGCATCGGCTACGCCCAGAGTGCAATCTTCAGGAGCGATGGATGATTCAGGCCGCGCCTTTCGCAAGCAGCCGAATCCCTATGGAATGGTGCCATCGCTCTACGACTTGTATGAGCAGACGCCGGCCCAAGGTAGAAAGCTGGAGCGATTTGGCGCGAGCGTCTTCGCCAAAGGGACCGGCAACCTCGACCAACTCCCGATGGATGTTCCGGTTGGCCCTGACTACGTCATCGGGCCTGGCGACGGACTCAACGTGGATCTGTGGGGATCGGTTTCTCAGCGCTTGCAGCGCGTCGTGGATCGAGAAGGCCGGCTGTCGCTTCCCGAAGTGGGAACCGTTCTTGTCGCCGGCAAGACTCTCGGCGAAGTGCAGCAGACGGTGCAACGACAGCTTCGCGATCAATTTCGCGATGTCCAGACTGACGTCTCTCTCGCTCGCGTGCGCACGGTTCGTGTGTACGTTGTAGGCGATGTCGCCAACCCCGGCGCTTACGACGTGAGCTCGCTTTCAACTCCTCTGAACGCATTGTATGCAGCCGGTGGGCCGACTGCTCGCGGCTCCATGCGCCTCGTGCGGCACTATCGCGGCAAGCAGCTCGTTGAAGAGCTTGATCTCTACGACTTGCTGCTTCACGGGGTAAATTCCGAGGTGAAGCGGCTTGAGTCCGGCGATACCATTCAGGTTCCTCCGGCCCAGCCCGAAATTGCGATCGACGGCATGGTGCGCCGTCCGGCACGCTACGAGTTACTGCATGAAACTTCTCTCGATCAAGTGCTTGAGCTCGCCGGTGGTGTGCTGCCTTCGGCAGCTTTGCGTCATATCGAAATCGAGCGCGTGCAGGCTCACGACAAGCGCGTAATGCTGAGCCTGGACTTGCCCGAGGCTGAGGGAGCTACCAAAGTCGACGCAGCGCTCTCGGCATTTAAAGTTCAGGACGGAGATAGTATTCGGATCTTCCCGATTCTTCCCTATGCACAGCAGGCTGTGTATCTCGATGGGCATGTCTTCCGCCCAGGCAAGTACGGTTATCACGAGGGGATGAAGATCTCCGACCTGCTGCACTCGTACGCGGACATGCTGCCCGAGCCGTCCCATCGGCACGCGGAAGTTATTCGCCTATCAGCGCCGGATTTTCGCCCTACCGTGTTGGCCTTCAATCTTGATGACGCGATCAAGGGTGATCCCAAATCAGACCTCCTGCTTCAGCCGCTCGATACGATCCGGATTTTCAGCCGCTACGATTTCGAAGATCCGCCGGAAGTGACGGTCTCTGGGGAAGTCCGCAGGCCCGGAGTGCATCGCACGAGCGGAGATCTTCATGTTCGCGACGCCGTCTATCTCGCCGGAGGATTGGCTCCGGACGCACTTCTCTCCGATGCCCAGGTCTTCCGTCGCGCGAACGGCAAAACCGAAGTTGTGAGCGTGAATCTCGAAGCGGCGCTGAAGGGCGATCCCGGCAACAACCTTCTGCTGCAGCCGCGCGATCGGCTGATTATTCATCGCGATCTCGCCAAGGCCGATCCTGCCTCGGTAAAGATTGAAGGCGAAGTAGAGCGGCCGGGCAAATATCCGCTCGGCAATGGCATGACTGCCACGGATCTTGTCCGCATTGCCGGCGGATTTAAGCGCAGCGCCTATACCGATCTCGCCGATCTTTCCCGGTACGTCGTCCAGGACGGAGCCAAAATCCAGGGCGAGCACGAGCAGGTTGAAATTGCGAAAGCGTTCACCTCGCACGATGCCGATGTTCCACTTCGGGACGGCGACACGCTTACGATTCGTCCGATCGCGGGCTTCAGCAATATCGGTGCGACCGTTTCCGTAAAAGGCGAGGTCATGCATCCCAGCGTCTACGGAATCAAAGACGGCGAGCGCTTGAGTTCTGTTTTGAAACGCGCGGGCGGATTTGGTCCTGATGCATATCCGCAGGGCATCGTCCTGAGCCGCGACTCGCTGCGCACTATGGAAGAGCAGAATCGGCTCGATCTCTTGTCGCGTCTGCAGGCAGAAAGCGCGAATCAACCGAAATACAAGCCAGGCACGAGTCCAGCTGAGGCGGCGCTAGTTTCTCAATCTGCGGCGCTTCAACAGCAGCAGCTGATTGACCGACTGAAGAATGAGCCCCCATTGGGCAGGCTTGTGGTTCACATCAACGGCGACATTTCCAAGTGGCAGGGCGGTCCGGAAGATATAGAGCTGCGCAGAGGCGACACGATCGTAATCCCCAAACGCCCAACGCAGGTGATGGTGACTGGCCAAGTCTACAATCCGACGGCGGTCACATATATACCCGGCAAGAATGCGGAATGGTACTTGCGTCAATCGGGCGGAACCTCTGAGCTGGCGAATAAGAAGGCAATCTTCATTGTGCGCGCCGACGGTTCGCTGGTCGGGCGCGGAGGTACCACCGACGGTTTCTGGCACCAGAACGTGCTCAGCACGGTGCTGCATCCCGGCGATACCGTGGTAGTTCCGGAAAAGCTGCTGGGAGGGACGCCGGTTTTCAAGACATTGCTGGACTCCGCACAAGTAATTTCATCCATAGCGGTTACTGCCAAAGCTGTAGGAGTGTTTTAATCGCGTGCGGCTTCGGATCTCGATTATGGCGGTAGGACTGGCGAGTTGGAGTGTGTGCGCCTGGGGGCAGGCCGAGGGCGCCCAATCCACAGCAGATTCATATCGGGAACAGCTCAAGGCCGAAGCCGCAGATCCGCAGCAATCAACCTCGTCAGATTCCAGCTCCCGAGAGGCGTACAAAGACCACCTTCGTCGCCTCTCCGGTGATACGAGCGCTTCTGATATCCGTCCAACTACTTCGCAGAATTCAACTGCTTCCCAAAACGGGCTCGATGACGGCAGGACCGAATCCCCGGTCGTCGGATCCAGTCCTGTATCGCAGGCGAGTGACGTCGGTGCCGGAGGTCACAGCGCACTTCAACCAGTTTCGCTGGCGACCGGCACTCGCTCTCTTTCAGGCATGGTGCTTCCGCCGCAGGTTTCTCCCGGTACGGATTGCAGCGATGCTTATTGTCAGCAGCTTCGAAGTGTGGCGAACGGGGTCAAGCCGGAAGTCCGCCTCAATACCTATGAGCCGGGCCGCACGCCGACGACGGAGGGAAACTTTGTCCGCAATCTCGCCTTCGATCAAGTGCATATTTGGGAGAGCCCGTTCAAGCTGCGTGACACGGACTCGACTTGGATCTTACCCTTCGGCGTAGTCACCGGCGGCCTGATCGCAACCGATCGCGACGTTTCCAAGCAACTGGTGAAACCAGCGCATATCGACACGAGCAAACAGATTTCAAATCTCGGACTCTACAGCTTCATCGGCGCTGGCGCGGGCTTCTATGGCTTAGGACTGATCACTAACGACGATCACAAGCGCGAGACCGGATTACTTGCAGGGGAAGCGTTCATCAACGCAACACTCGTCGGCACAGCTCTGAAAGGGATTGTTGGCCGAGAGCGCCCCTTTGAGAGCGACCACTTCGGTCACATAGGAAGAGGAGGCAGTAGCTTTCCCTCGGAACATGCCTTGGGAAGCTGGGCGATCGCCAGCGTGATCGCTCACGAGTACCCAAACCCGTTTATTCAGATTGCCTCATATGGATTGGCTTCAGCAGTCTCGGTAACGCGGCTGACTGCGGGCCAACACTTCCCGTCAGACGTTTTCGTCGGCGCTACATTCGGCTATTTGATCGGTCGGAAAATGTACCGCGACCACCACAATCCCGAGCTCGGCGGCTCCGAATACGGAACTTTCATCCGCGAGCGCCCTCGCGATGCCGAGCATTCCGGATCAGCCTACGTTCCACTTGAGAGCTGGGTCTATCCAGTCATCGACCGCCTGGCAGGGCTGGGCTACATTCACTCAAACTTCGATTCCGAGCGTCCCTTCACACGCCTGGAGTGCGCCCGTCTGGCATCCGAAGCAGCCGGAAACGCCAGCAGCGACGACACTCCCGCGAATGTTCTAGCGATGATCGACGAGCTGCAGCGAGAATTCGCACCCGAAGCAGACGTCTGGGCAGGCGATTCCGAAAACCGAAGCGCAGTGCTGGAGTCGGTCTACACAAGAGCAACGGAAATCACCGGCCCAGTCCTACGAGACGGCTACCACTTCGGCCAAACCCTTTACAACGACTACGGAAGACCCTACGGCCGCGGCTTTAACAACATCACCGGCTTCTCAGCGAGGGCAACTTCCGGTCCACTCGTGTTTTATTTCAGGGGGGAGTATCAGCATGCGCCGGGGAATCCGGACTACACGGCGGCGCAGAAGGCCTTGATCGATGTATCGGATATCATCGTTTTTCACCCCGGCGACACAGGCGACACGCCGGTTCTCGATAACCAGTTTCCGGCTACGGACAGGTTCAGAATTCTTGACGCGTATGTCGGCCTAAATTTCGCCGGAAATCGGCTCACGCTTGGTCAGCAGAGCTTGTGGTGGGGCCCTGGATCGGATACCAATTTTGCTCTTACTGACAATGCTCAACCGCTGAGGATGATCCGGTTTAGCAATACATCACCGGTAGAAATTCCCTTTTTGTCAAAGTTCCTGGGTCCTCTCAGATATGACATGTTTTTAGGCCAGCTAAGTGATCAGCATTTCCTTGTAGCGAACGGCGTGCTATATGGACCACATTTGAAGACACAGCCTTTTATCCAAGGTCAGAGATTCACGTTTAAGCCAACGGAAAATTTTGAGTTCGGGTTTTCTCGGACGGGGATTTTTGGAGGGGATGGCAAACCTTTAACCCTTGACGAGTTTCTCCGCGCAACATTCTCGGCGGGCAATACTGCGGCCGGAACTTTGCCGGGATCAGCGGGAGATCCGGGAGATCGGCGGAGCTTTGTAGATATCAGTTATCGAGTGCCGAAGGTGCGTGATTGGCTAACTGTCTACCTGGAGGAATTCAGTGAAGACGAACTTTCTCCACTGTTTCAACCGCGATCAGCTGCGATGCGACCCGGGATCTATATGCCCAAGATTCCAAAGCTCAACCGAGTTGATCTCAGGCTAGAAGGCACCTATACCGACATACCCAGTTTTGGAGGCGGTCGGGGCTTCTTCTATTTCAATGACGCTTACCGCAACGGCTACACTAACGATGGCAATCTTCTCGGGAGCTGGATCGGTCGAGAGGGTCATGGCGTTCGGGCTACTTCTACCGTATGGCTCTCAAAGAAAAATACGATTCAGATGGGCTATCGTGCAGCCGTAGTGGATAAGGACTTCATTGAGGGTGGTCGATACGCGGACGAAAGTGCCACTGCGACTTTCGCCGTGCGATCCGATCTGATGCTTTCTGCCGGTTTGCAGTATGAAAAGTGGCACTTCCCAGCTCTCGCGAGAGGAGTGCAGACGAATTTCTCTTCGTCGATACAGCTGACGTTTTTGCCTCAGCAGAGCAGGCGACCCGCTTCTACTCAGTAAGATTGCGTCGAGGACCTTTGAAGTATTCATTAGGCTATTTGATACACCGTATAGCAGCAGTGATGGGGAGGTGTTGTGGATAAAAACGGGCGCACAACTTCTCGAGACACCGGATCCGCTCCCGAATTAGTAGTGCGTGACTTCCCCGATCCGGCTTGCGAGGAGAGCGACTCCGGGGAACGTCTAGCTCAAAATATTCGACTGTTGTGGCGCCGTCGCAATCTTTTTTTGAAAGCTGGGTTGATGGCTGCGGTTGCTTTTGCACTTGTCGCTTGGATGATTCCCAATCAATACGAAGCGACTGCACGCTTAATGCCGCCAGACGACATCGCTTCAAATCCAATGGCGCTTCTGGCTGGTATTGCCGGAAAATCCAGCGATGGTTTATCAATCGCTGGAGATTTGCTTGGTTTCAAGAGTACGGGGAAATTATTTGTCGGCATATTGAGGAGTAGAACCGTTGAGGACGATCTCGTCAGGCGTTTTGATCTGCGAAAAGTGTATTGGGTTAGATATTGGGAAGATGCGCGTAAGAAATTAGAAAGTCGGACAGAGATTTCTGAAGACAGAAAAAGTGGAATCATTTCCGTCACGGTGAGCGACAGGGATCGCGCGCGTTCAGCGGCTCTCGCGCAAGCATATGTGGATGAACTGAATATGTTGGTTGCGCAACTCACTACGTCTTCAGCCCATAGAGAACGCGTCTTTTTAGAGGAGCGGCTTAAAGAGGTAAAGCGTGATCTGGATGCCGCCTCTGTTGAGTTTAGTCAATTTGCCAGCAAGAACACTGCAATCGACATTCCAGAGCAGGGAAAAGCAATGGTGGAAGCTGCGGCACTTTTGCAAGGTCAGCTGATTGCTGCACAGTCGGAGCTGAGCGGTTTACAGCAAATCTACACAGCAAATAACGTGCGAGTCCGCTCCGCGCAGGCGCGTGTCGCCGAGCTGCGGGATCAGCTAGATCGGATTGGAGGAAAGAACATTGACAACACTAATCCACAACCACCTGACGACACGCTCTACCCTTCCATCCGACAGCTTCCGTTATTAGGTGTAAGGTACGCTGACTTGTTCCGGAGGGTTAAGATCGAAGAGGTTGTCTTCGATACTCTTACTAAGCAATATGAACTGGCTAAGGTGCAAGAAGCAAAAGAGATTCCGACCGTCAAAGTTCTGGATCACCCAAGTGTTCCAGAAAAGAAGTCGTTTCCTCCAAGGCTTATCATCGTTGTATTTGGCACGATATTGTGCTTGATCGTCGCAACATTGTGGATTATTGGAGAACAGGTGTGGACAACTGAGATCCATACACCCGTCGGCGCCCTGGCCGCCGACATCGTCCATCATCTCGACATGCGCATGCATTCGCACATGTATCGGTGGCCTTTTCCTCTAAAGCCGAGGCGCGATAAAGAGACTCGACTTCCAGATCGCGATGCAGAACAACAACCCGAACAGGAAGTGGCTAAAGTCCGACGCTGATCATTTTATGATTGCCGTCTTGTGCACTCCATGTTAGTTCCATTTGCGAAACCTTGCACCAGCGGTCGCTTGTTACTCAAGAACACGGCGCTGAATTTTTTGGCGCAGTTCTTGCCTCTGGTAGTGGGGCTTTTTGCTATCCCCAAGCTTATTGGCGCCCTAGGCGTTGAGCGTTTCGGGATTCTCACCTTAGCTTGGGCCATCATAGGCTACTCTAGCTTATTTGATTTGGGACTCGGTCGAGCTCTCACGAAAGTCGTTGCGGAAAGGATTCACTGCACAGAACAAGGCGAACTGGGGCAACTGATTTGGACCGGTTTACTCATGATGTTGATGGCTGGAGCTCTGGGTGCAGCCGTGATGATTGGCGCGAGCTCGTGGTTGATACATTCTGTCCTCAAGGTGAGCCCGCAGCTTCAATCGGAGACCATAAAAGCTTTTCAGTATCTCGCGTTGTCCATTCCTATTGTCATCCTAACGACAGGACTGCGCGGTGTACTCGAAGCAAACCAGCTATTTGCGCTTGTGACTGCCGTCCGCCTGCCACTAGGCATATTGACTTTTGCCGCTCCGTGGCTTCTGCTGGTGTTCTCTCATAGCCTGGTAATCATTGTTATAGGCCTTTTTTTAATACGTTGGCTGGCCTGCATCGCTCAATTCCTTTGCGTCCTATGGAAATATCCGGTCTTGCTCCACGGTTTTCGAGTCAGGATCTCTATCGCGAGATTGCTATTAGGCTTTGGCGGATGGATGACTGTAACGAATGTCATTAGTCCGATAATGAGCAATTTAGATCGTTTCTTGGTGGGCGCGATTGTGTCGGTCGCCGCAGTCGCATACTACACCACTCCTTATGAAATGATTACAAAGCTCTGGCTGATACCATTTGCTCTAGCAGGAGTTCTCTTTCCGGCGTTCTCGAGCCTCGCGGAAAATCCAGCACGCCTTACATATCTGCTTGATCGCGGAGTCAATTATGTGATGCTCCTGCTATTCTTGCCTACTCTTTTCATCGCTGCTTTTGCTCGGATCGGCATGCGGCTTTGGCTCGGGGCATCGTTCGCCGCTAACAGTGCGCTAATATTACAGTTGCTATGTCTCGGAGTTTTCATTAACAGTATTTCTCAGATTCCGTTCGCGCTGATCCAGGGCATTGGTAGGCCAGATCTAACGGCAAAGCTGCACTTTGCCGAACTGCCACTGTATTTAGGTCTCGCATATTTGCTAATTCGGGAGTACGGTGTCCAGGGCGCCGCGGTAGCATGGCTTACGAGAGCTATATTAGATGGAATTGCGTTGTGCCTGATAGCGACGCGAGTGCTCCCGTCGAGTACGAAACCGGTACAAAGGGCTTCGTACAGAGTGGTTGTGGCCTTGGGTTTCTGTCTTGTAGCGCTAGTTCTGAACGGCTGGTTCCGAACGATTTTCGTCGCTGCCGTTGCCTGTGCCTTCGTGAAGGTCGCTTGGTCTTCGGTGCTCGGAGAGGGAGAAAGAAAAGTATTCACCTCGCGATTCAAAACCGCGACGATGGCAGACCGGGCTCATGTCAGCGCTAGTTCTTGAAGCAGACGCTTTGCGGCTCCGTTTTACAGGTGTATTGTCATGCGTCCCAAGCCTAGTCGAAATATAGAACGCCGATTCCCGCCCAGCCTTGTGCTGGATTTTCGATGAACTCCTGGTGTCGATAATGGGACTTCACCTGCTGCCAAAATTTGGAGACTTGGCAGTCTTGTGCTCGTTCGTGCTCGGCGACGTCGTGAAAAACGATTACCCCGCCACTTCGAACCAACGACGAGTACATTTCGAAATCCTGTTTTACGCCTTGGTAGCTATGGTCACCATCGATGAATAGATAGTCGAGTTTGCGGCCTGCTAAAAGGTTCTCGATCTTGATGAGAGTGGTTTCGGCGTGGGAATCTGAGCGCACAAAATGGAGTTTCTG harbors:
- a CDS encoding SLBB domain-containing protein, which encodes MKKFSPASAVSISLALFLFTCSCFAQNDVDPYAEARDRDAALQAYHSVGQTPSRTPDADAALTSDVIIQLLQSEPALKLQVKRVLIQKALDQGRLLAEEDLGDSDLYALIRDDLNIRKIASDEIEKRHYLPLRPTDEEAFEARMRQLRLQQLESDEAHQRGMTVDQAKPGTQTASTTEKPKASPSPISPFTDSGPSTLSPDDRDLQRISPSELPQLLTASAQLGGSGSGGLGLGGRSSSANSTDASLLIPSITPEPALPSEREILSGANQPSASATPRVQSSGAMDDSGRAFRKQPNPYGMVPSLYDLYEQTPAQGRKLERFGASVFAKGTGNLDQLPMDVPVGPDYVIGPGDGLNVDLWGSVSQRLQRVVDREGRLSLPEVGTVLVAGKTLGEVQQTVQRQLRDQFRDVQTDVSLARVRTVRVYVVGDVANPGAYDVSSLSTPLNALYAAGGPTARGSMRLVRHYRGKQLVEELDLYDLLLHGVNSEVKRLESGDTIQVPPAQPEIAIDGMVRRPARYELLHETSLDQVLELAGGVLPSAALRHIEIERVQAHDKRVMLSLDLPEAEGATKVDAALSAFKVQDGDSIRIFPILPYAQQAVYLDGHVFRPGKYGYHEGMKISDLLHSYADMLPEPSHRHAEVIRLSAPDFRPTVLAFNLDDAIKGDPKSDLLLQPLDTIRIFSRYDFEDPPEVTVSGEVRRPGVHRTSGDLHVRDAVYLAGGLAPDALLSDAQVFRRANGKTEVVSVNLEAALKGDPGNNLLLQPRDRLIIHRDLAKADPASVKIEGEVERPGKYPLGNGMTATDLVRIAGGFKRSAYTDLADLSRYVVQDGAKIQGEHEQVEIAKAFTSHDADVPLRDGDTLTIRPIAGFSNIGATVSVKGEVMHPSVYGIKDGERLSSVLKRAGGFGPDAYPQGIVLSRDSLRTMEEQNRLDLLSRLQAESANQPKYKPGTSPAEAALVSQSAALQQQQLIDRLKNEPPLGRLVVHINGDISKWQGGPEDIELRRGDTIVIPKRPTQVMVTGQVYNPTAVTYIPGKNAEWYLRQSGGTSELANKKAIFIVRADGSLVGRGGTTDGFWHQNVLSTVLHPGDTVVVPEKLLGGTPVFKTLLDSAQVISSIAVTAKAVGVF
- a CDS encoding capsule assembly Wzi family protein produces the protein MAVGLASWSVCAWGQAEGAQSTADSYREQLKAEAADPQQSTSSDSSSREAYKDHLRRLSGDTSASDIRPTTSQNSTASQNGLDDGRTESPVVGSSPVSQASDVGAGGHSALQPVSLATGTRSLSGMVLPPQVSPGTDCSDAYCQQLRSVANGVKPEVRLNTYEPGRTPTTEGNFVRNLAFDQVHIWESPFKLRDTDSTWILPFGVVTGGLIATDRDVSKQLVKPAHIDTSKQISNLGLYSFIGAGAGFYGLGLITNDDHKRETGLLAGEAFINATLVGTALKGIVGRERPFESDHFGHIGRGGSSFPSEHALGSWAIASVIAHEYPNPFIQIASYGLASAVSVTRLTAGQHFPSDVFVGATFGYLIGRKMYRDHHNPELGGSEYGTFIRERPRDAEHSGSAYVPLESWVYPVIDRLAGLGYIHSNFDSERPFTRLECARLASEAAGNASSDDTPANVLAMIDELQREFAPEADVWAGDSENRSAVLESVYTRATEITGPVLRDGYHFGQTLYNDYGRPYGRGFNNITGFSARATSGPLVFYFRGEYQHAPGNPDYTAAQKALIDVSDIIVFHPGDTGDTPVLDNQFPATDRFRILDAYVGLNFAGNRLTLGQQSLWWGPGSDTNFALTDNAQPLRMIRFSNTSPVEIPFLSKFLGPLRYDMFLGQLSDQHFLVANGVLYGPHLKTQPFIQGQRFTFKPTENFEFGFSRTGIFGGDGKPLTLDEFLRATFSAGNTAAGTLPGSAGDPGDRRSFVDISYRVPKVRDWLTVYLEEFSEDELSPLFQPRSAAMRPGIYMPKIPKLNRVDLRLEGTYTDIPSFGGGRGFFYFNDAYRNGYTNDGNLLGSWIGREGHGVRATSTVWLSKKNTIQMGYRAAVVDKDFIEGGRYADESATATFAVRSDLMLSAGLQYEKWHFPALARGVQTNFSSSIQLTFLPQQSRRPASTQ
- a CDS encoding lipopolysaccharide biosynthesis protein yields the protein MDKNGRTTSRDTGSAPELVVRDFPDPACEESDSGERLAQNIRLLWRRRNLFLKAGLMAAVAFALVAWMIPNQYEATARLMPPDDIASNPMALLAGIAGKSSDGLSIAGDLLGFKSTGKLFVGILRSRTVEDDLVRRFDLRKVYWVRYWEDARKKLESRTEISEDRKSGIISVTVSDRDRARSAALAQAYVDELNMLVAQLTTSSAHRERVFLEERLKEVKRDLDAASVEFSQFASKNTAIDIPEQGKAMVEAAALLQGQLIAAQSELSGLQQIYTANNVRVRSAQARVAELRDQLDRIGGKNIDNTNPQPPDDTLYPSIRQLPLLGVRYADLFRRVKIEEVVFDTLTKQYELAKVQEAKEIPTVKVLDHPSVPEKKSFPPRLIIVVFGTILCLIVATLWIIGEQVWTTEIHTPVGALAADIVHHLDMRMHSHMYRWPFPLKPRRDKETRLPDRDAEQQPEQEVAKVRR
- a CDS encoding flippase, translated to MLVPFAKPCTSGRLLLKNTALNFLAQFLPLVVGLFAIPKLIGALGVERFGILTLAWAIIGYSSLFDLGLGRALTKVVAERIHCTEQGELGQLIWTGLLMMLMAGALGAAVMIGASSWLIHSVLKVSPQLQSETIKAFQYLALSIPIVILTTGLRGVLEANQLFALVTAVRLPLGILTFAAPWLLLVFSHSLVIIVIGLFLIRWLACIAQFLCVLWKYPVLLHGFRVRISIARLLLGFGGWMTVTNVISPIMSNLDRFLVGAIVSVAAVAYYTTPYEMITKLWLIPFALAGVLFPAFSSLAENPARLTYLLDRGVNYVMLLLFLPTLFIAAFARIGMRLWLGASFAANSALILQLLCLGVFINSISQIPFALIQGIGRPDLTAKLHFAELPLYLGLAYLLIREYGVQGAAVAWLTRAILDGIALCLIATRVLPSSTKPVQRASYRVVVALGFCLVALVLNGWFRTIFVAAVACAFVKVAWSSVLGEGERKVFTSRFKTATMADRAHVSASS
- a CDS encoding class I SAM-dependent methyltransferase yields the protein MLRCYASLPGCGDPVEFCYKHPIRPVQVRWEFEQLVSIIRDLQPSTAMEIGTHNGGTLYPLCRLAEPHATIISLDLPKGAFGGGYHPLKLPIYKRFATPSQKLHFVRSDSHAETTLIKIENLLAGRKLDYLFIDGDHSYQGVKQDFEMYSSLVRSGGVIVFHDVAEHERAQDCQVSKFWQQVKSHYRHQEFIENPAQGWAGIGVLYFD